Proteins from a genomic interval of Kitasatospora kifunensis:
- a CDS encoding MBL fold metallo-hydrolase: MMINQDVLPIADGVYARLTTPGAGWGLSNGGLIVSSSGPAAWVDAPYDRRLGEAFLAASTPLLAPGAGIDTVIVTHGNGDHLWGASVLPSAEIITTEETLHHIEYDPDPAELRAIVHSGASDPTTRYLLRHFGGFDWSDCVPVAPTRTFRGELDLRVGEIPVHLRAVGPAHTGGDLIVHLPEQRVVFAGDVIFASTDEQPGDHPVHWAGPISGIIQACQDILDTGALTIVPGHGPLLDRDGVRAHLTYLEYLAERAQALHGAGLTAYEAAQRLAAERRYPELGLTERLVVTLSSEYRHLDGETQAPDPLQIVTQMARLAWELEAQG; this comes from the coding sequence ATGATGATCAACCAGGATGTTCTTCCGATAGCCGACGGCGTCTATGCCCGGCTGACGACCCCGGGCGCGGGCTGGGGGCTCTCCAACGGCGGGCTCATCGTCTCCTCCAGCGGCCCCGCCGCCTGGGTCGACGCCCCGTACGACCGGCGCCTGGGTGAGGCGTTCCTCGCCGCGAGCACCCCGTTGCTCGCTCCCGGCGCAGGCATCGACACGGTGATCGTCACCCACGGAAACGGCGACCACCTGTGGGGCGCTTCGGTGCTGCCGTCGGCGGAGATCATCACCACCGAGGAGACGCTGCACCACATCGAGTACGACCCCGATCCGGCCGAGCTGCGGGCGATCGTCCACAGTGGCGCCTCGGACCCGACGACCCGCTACCTGTTGCGGCACTTCGGCGGATTCGACTGGTCCGACTGCGTGCCGGTCGCACCCACCCGGACCTTCCGCGGCGAGCTCGACCTGCGGGTGGGCGAGATCCCCGTCCACCTGCGGGCCGTGGGCCCGGCGCACACCGGCGGCGACCTGATCGTCCACCTGCCCGAGCAGCGGGTCGTCTTCGCCGGTGACGTCATCTTCGCGAGCACCGATGAGCAGCCGGGGGACCACCCGGTGCACTGGGCAGGACCGATCTCCGGCATCATCCAGGCCTGCCAGGACATCCTGGACACCGGTGCGCTGACCATCGTCCCCGGCCACGGCCCGCTGCTGGACCGCGACGGGGTCCGCGCCCACCTGACCTACCTGGAGTACCTCGCCGAGCGGGCCCAGGCCCTGCACGGCGCCGGACTGACCGCCTACGAGGCGGCCCAGCGCCTGGCAGCCGAGCGCCGCTACCCGGAGCTGGGGCTGACCGAGCGCCTGGTGGTCACCCTCAGCAGCGAGTACCGGCACCTGGACGGCGAGACGCAGGCGCCGGACCCCTTGCAGATCGTCACGCAGATGGCGCGCCTGGCCTGGGAGTTGGAGGCGCAGGGCTGA
- a CDS encoding SHOCT domain-containing protein, with protein MTDYPMLNVFWTMLEFFLWVLWLFLLFKVLTDVFRSHDMSGLAKAGWIILVIVLPFLGVLLYVIFRGKSMGERDREQARKADEAVKQYIREAAGPPATAADSHVDALARLADLKANGALTEQEYQRAKEKLLS; from the coding sequence ATGACCGACTACCCCATGCTCAACGTGTTCTGGACCATGCTGGAGTTCTTCCTGTGGGTCCTGTGGCTCTTCCTCCTCTTCAAAGTCCTCACCGACGTCTTCCGCAGCCACGACATGAGCGGCCTGGCCAAGGCCGGCTGGATCATCCTGGTGATCGTGCTGCCCTTCCTCGGCGTGCTGCTCTACGTGATCTTCCGCGGCAAGTCGATGGGCGAACGCGATCGCGAGCAGGCGCGGAAGGCGGACGAGGCCGTCAAGCAGTACATCCGCGAGGCGGCCGGGCCGCCCGCGACGGCGGCGGACTCACACGTCGACGCACTGGCCAGACTCGCCGACCTCAAGGCCAACGGCGCGCTGACCGAGCAGGAGTACCAGCGGGCCAAGGAGAAGCTCCTCTCCTGA
- a CDS encoding VOC family protein gives MAPIRQIQVTFDCAVPERVARFWCEVLGYVVPPPPEGFATWDDFDRSLPPEDQGSSFACLDPSGVGPRLYFQRVPEGKVVKNRLHLDVRAGTGLVGEERLATLEAECARLIALGAVRVQLLRADGVNESCIVMQDIEGNEFCLD, from the coding sequence ATGGCACCGATCAGGCAGATCCAAGTCACCTTCGACTGCGCAGTACCTGAGCGCGTCGCTCGCTTCTGGTGCGAGGTGTTGGGGTACGTCGTACCGCCGCCACCGGAGGGGTTTGCCACCTGGGACGATTTCGATCGCTCGCTGCCGCCCGAGGATCAGGGTTCATCGTTCGCCTGCCTTGATCCCTCGGGTGTGGGCCCGCGACTGTACTTCCAGCGCGTTCCCGAAGGCAAGGTCGTCAAGAATCGGCTGCACCTTGACGTGCGGGCCGGCACCGGGCTCGTGGGTGAAGAGCGCCTCGCCACACTTGAGGCCGAGTGCGCACGACTGATCGCGCTCGGCGCGGTACGCGTGCAACTCCTGCGTGCCGATGGCGTCAACGAGTCGTGCATCGTGATGCAGGACATCGAGGGCAACGAGTTCTGTCTCGACTGA
- a CDS encoding DUF5954 family protein: MAEHGEDVPAYRTIRMTAPDAPVAALADVEAWQAREAYPLMVSAGGPVFGVAQEREEGGWKLHRFFCNDTPQGAREGMSMTFRRLAQEAEQAGREADHEECMRAAVKLDWEKVDEMTVLGTRYRVVRAERFIRTGPDGPEPPRPSDPDPAELGRGNEAPDPSAGFVIDPVTPTGMSEGILKAELLALVRAEGTVPADVRDDSLVAAREHPGGVLLPATFMTAERIGGHWAPFSGADATSPQGAREVLAVHLRVMAPIMRRLDPEERASYAGAADLFEEERGADLEVCGRHWRIVRVERLVRIGPDGPEPPRPSDHDPELPILEHDRILREQGSIPDEDAPIELDDTAKELMVAFQQEEEHRRRRRKRS, translated from the coding sequence ATGGCTGAGCATGGTGAGGATGTCCCCGCTTACCGCACGATCAGGATGACCGCGCCGGATGCTCCGGTCGCGGCGCTGGCCGACGTGGAGGCGTGGCAGGCGCGGGAGGCCTACCCCCTGATGGTGTCGGCCGGTGGGCCGGTCTTCGGGGTCGCCCAGGAACGGGAGGAGGGTGGTTGGAAACTCCACCGGTTCTTCTGCAACGACACGCCCCAGGGTGCTCGCGAGGGCATGTCGATGACCTTCCGCCGACTCGCCCAGGAAGCGGAGCAGGCAGGCCGGGAGGCTGACCACGAGGAGTGCATGCGGGCGGCGGTGAAGCTCGACTGGGAGAAGGTCGACGAGATGACCGTGCTCGGCACCCGCTACCGGGTCGTGCGGGCCGAGCGGTTCATCCGCACCGGCCCCGACGGCCCCGAGCCGCCGCGCCCCAGTGACCCGGATCCCGCCGAGCTGGGCCGGGGCAACGAGGCCCCGGACCCGAGCGCCGGCTTCGTGATCGATCCGGTGACCCCGACCGGCATGTCCGAGGGGATCCTGAAGGCCGAACTCCTCGCCCTCGTCCGGGCCGAGGGCACCGTCCCTGCGGATGTTCGCGATGACTCACTGGTGGCCGCCCGGGAGCACCCGGGCGGGGTGCTGCTCCCGGCCACCTTCATGACCGCCGAGCGGATCGGCGGACACTGGGCCCCCTTCTCCGGCGCCGACGCCACCAGCCCGCAAGGCGCCCGCGAGGTGCTGGCGGTGCACCTGCGGGTGATGGCGCCGATCATGCGCCGACTCGACCCCGAGGAGCGTGCCAGCTACGCCGGCGCGGCGGACCTGTTCGAGGAGGAGCGGGGCGCCGATCTGGAGGTGTGCGGACGCCACTGGCGGATCGTGCGCGTCGAGCGACTGGTCCGGATCGGGCCCGACGGCCCCGAGCCGCCGCGCCCCAGCGACCACGACCCGGAGTTGCCGATCCTGGAGCACGACCGCATCCTGCGCGAGCAGGGCTCGATCCCCGACGAGGACGCACCGATCGAACTCGACGACACCGCCAAGGAGCTGATGGTCGCCTTCCAGCAGGAGGAGGAGCACCGCCGCAGGCGCCGCAAGCGCTCCTGA